TCCCGGTTTACAATGCTTCAGACCGTTCAAAACTCACTCAAATTGTTCAGTGGGGAAATATAAAATGGAAGAGTTTTGACAATGCTTTTGTATACTGCGAGAATATGGATGTGACAGCCACAGATGCTCCAGACCTCAGTATGGTTACCAGTATGCGTCAGATGTTTTATTTATGCATTTCACTTATTGGTAATTCCTCTTTCAATACATGGAATACCTCCACCATTACAGATATGCATTATATGTTTGGTGATGATAATCTATTCAACCAACCCTTGGGAAACTGGGATACTTCGAACGTTACAGATATGTCTTATATGTTTGATTACACCGGATTTAACCAACCTTTAAATAAATGGAACACAGCTAAAGTGACCACCATGGAGCATATGTTTCATGATTCAGAAAATTTCAATCAGGATCTACAAAATTGGAACACGGGAAACGTAACTAATATGAACGAAATGTTCCATGACACTGCTTTTAATCAAAATATTGGAAGATGGGATTTAAGCTCATTAACCACAGCAACCGGTATGTTTCTCAATTCTGCGATGAGCTGCCTGAATTATGATAAAACCCTTTACGGATGGAGCCATAGCCCATCAACCCCGAATAATATTAATCTATCCAGTGCAGCACCATTGGTTTATTCTCATGCCGATGCTGTAGCTGCAAGAAATTATTTAATCAATAATAAAGGATGGACTATTTCCGGTGATACTTACAATGGATTATGCAACCAGACACTTTCAACTTCTGAAACGGAAATTAAAAACCAAACCTCCATCTATCCCAATCCGGTAAAAGATCATATTTATCTGAAAAATATTCAGAATGCGATAAGGTATACAATAACCGATATGAGCGGAAGAACAGTTGCTAAAGACAAACTGGAGCATAACGAAATATCTGTCAGAATTTTGTCTCCTGGAAATTATATCCTGCAGATTTTCACGAAGAATACAGTGCATTCTTTCCCATTCATCAAAAAATAACCCAAGAAAACGATAAACATTCATCATGACTTTAAAAAAAATACCAACACTCATTTTTCTTTTGCTGGCTTTCATTGTAAAGGCCCAGGACGAATTTATTACGATCTGGAAACCTGCTTCTACTGCAATACCCACATTAAATGTAGATGCTCCCTACCAAGCCACGACTCAGCAGATCTGGTTTCCCGGAATTGGTGATAATTATGATATTTACTGGGAGGAAGTAGGCTATCCGCAGCACAATGGTTCCCTTCTCGATGTAACTTCCACAAAACAGGTTCTTATTGACTTCGGAACGTCAATCGCAGAAAAAAATGATGCTAAATACAGGGTAAAAGTAAGTAATGGAAATGGCGTTTTCAAACAGATAAAATTTGCAACACCACAGATCCTTACTCTTCCTGAGCAGCTCTTCCCTATCTGGCAGCTCAATGGAAGTGCAGATAAAATACTAGAAATTGAACAATGGGGAAATATTTCATGGACAACAATGAACAGTGCATTTAGCCTGTGTAAACTCATGCTTCTTACAGCTACAGACAGCCCGAATCTTAATAATGTGGATGATGCTTCTTTTATGTTTTTTGGTACTACCAGCTTTAAAGGTGCCAGCTCCATGCAAAACTGGGATACTTCGAAAATCCAGAATTTCAGTTTTATGTTTTCGCTTTTATTTGATGTTGCACCAGCCACACTGACGGATCAGTTTAATCCGCCCTATTTTGATACCTGGAATATGTCATCAGCTACAAACCTCAGCTATATGTTTGGAAACAGAATTGCATTTAACCAAACGCTTAATAGCTGGGATGTTTCAAAGGTAACAGATATGAGCTGGATGTTTGGCCAGTGTGCAAGCTTCAATCAGCGTCTGGACAACTGGGATACTTCGAATCTTGAAGACATGCACTTTATGTTTCATATGATTCCTGTGTTCAATCAGCAACTCAATTGGAATACATCTAAGGTTACAAATATGGCTCATATTTTTCATGGCTGTGTTGCCTTTAACCAACCTTTAAACTGGGATATGACTAAAGCAAAGAAAATAGATCAAATCCTTAATAGTGCTTCAAGTTATAATCAATCCTTGGGAAATTGGAACCTAGCTTCTGTTATTGATGGTAATGGCGCTATAACTTTATCAGGTCTTAATTGTGAAAATTACAGCAAAACACTTCAGGGATGGGCAGATAACCCCAATACAGCAAACAATATTTCGTTAGGTTCTTTAACAGGATTAAAATATGCTTCCAATGTGTCAGACAAAAGAGATGCTCTTATTAATAAAGGCTGGTTCATCAATGGAGATACTGTAGGAAATTGCTTATTGTCTGCATCTGATGTAAAACTGAA
This region of Chryseobacterium culicis genomic DNA includes:
- a CDS encoding BspA family leucine-rich repeat surface protein, producing MAKAQNEFITIWKTQNAQLIKFPGRGTNFHVYWEEVGYPQHNGTMSSVTSTTEFIINLGTPLNPSPAQASYRIKISNGNGSFDQVRFYNGSSIPVYNASDRSKLTQIVQWGNIKWKSFDNAFVYCENMDVTATDAPDLSMVTSMRQMFYLCISLIGNSSFNTWNTSTITDMHYMFGDDNLFNQPLGNWDTSNVTDMSYMFDYTGFNQPLNKWNTAKVTTMEHMFHDSENFNQDLQNWNTGNVTNMNEMFHDTAFNQNIGRWDLSSLTTATGMFLNSAMSCLNYDKTLYGWSHSPSTPNNINLSSAAPLVYSHADAVAARNYLINNKGWTISGDTYNGLCNQTLSTSETEIKNQTSIYPNPVKDHIYLKNIQNAIRYTITDMSGRTVAKDKLEHNEISVRILSPGNYILQIFTKNTVHSFPFIKK
- a CDS encoding BspA family leucine-rich repeat surface protein, encoding MTLKKIPTLIFLLLAFIVKAQDEFITIWKPASTAIPTLNVDAPYQATTQQIWFPGIGDNYDIYWEEVGYPQHNGSLLDVTSTKQVLIDFGTSIAEKNDAKYRVKVSNGNGVFKQIKFATPQILTLPEQLFPIWQLNGSADKILEIEQWGNISWTTMNSAFSLCKLMLLTATDSPNLNNVDDASFMFFGTTSFKGASSMQNWDTSKIQNFSFMFSLLFDVAPATLTDQFNPPYFDTWNMSSATNLSYMFGNRIAFNQTLNSWDVSKVTDMSWMFGQCASFNQRLDNWDTSNLEDMHFMFHMIPVFNQQLNWNTSKVTNMAHIFHGCVAFNQPLNWDMTKAKKIDQILNSASSYNQSLGNWNLASVIDGNGAITLSGLNCENYSKTLQGWADNPNTANNISLGSLTGLKYASNVSDKRDALINKGWFINGDTVGNCLLSASDVKLNKKLSLYPNPAVDDIHIEGLSDIKNYKIFDAAGRLVQEGNPNNDMINVGSLSKGNYILQLTLKEKTISSKFIKK